A genomic segment from Capra hircus breed San Clemente chromosome 7, ASM170441v1, whole genome shotgun sequence encodes:
- the LRRTM2 gene encoding leucine-rich repeat transmembrane neuronal protein 2 → MGLHFKWPLGAPMLAAIYAMSMVLKMLPALGMACPPKCRCEKLLFYCDSQGFHSVPNTTDKGSLGLSLRHNHITELERDQFASFSQLTWLHLDHNQISTVKEDAFQGLYKLKELILSSNKIFYLPNTTFTQLINLQNLDLSFNQLSSLHPELFYGLRKLQTLHLRSNSLRTIPVRLFWDCRSLEFLDLSTNRLRSLARNGFAGLIKLRELHLEHNQLTKINFAHFLRLSSLHTLFLQWNKISNLTCGMEWTWGTLEKLDLTGNEIKAIDLTVFETMPNLKILLMDNNKLNSLDSKILNSLRSLTTVGLSGNLWECSPRICALASWLGSFQGRWEHSILCHSPDHTQGEDILDAVHGFQLCWNLSTTVTAMATTYKDPTTEYTKRISSSSYHVGDKEIPTTAGIAVTTEEHFPEPDNAIFTQRVITGTMALLFSFFFIIFIVFISRKCCPPTLRRIRQCSMIQNHRQLRSQTRLHMSNMSDQGPYNEYEPTHEGPFIIINGYGQCKCQQLPYKECEV, encoded by the coding sequence CCGCTGTGAGAAGCTGCTCTTCTACTGCGACTCTCAGGGCTTTCACTCAGTGCCAAACACCACAGACAAGGGCTCTCTGGGCCTGTCCCTGAGGCACAATCACATCACAGAGCTCGAAAGGGATCAATTTGCCAGCTTCAGTCAACTCACCTGGCTCCACTTAGACCACAATCAAATATCAACAGTAAAAGAAGATGCTTTTCAAGGACTATATAAACTTAAGGAATTAATCTTGAGCtccaacaaaatattttatttgccaaACACAACTTTTACCCAACTGATTAACCTGCAAAATTTGGACCTGTCTTTTAATCAGCTGTCATCTCTGCACCCAGAGCTCTTCTATGGCCTCCGGAAGCTGCAGACCTTGCATTTACGGTCCAACTCCCTGCGGACTATCCCAGTACGCCTGTTCTGGGACTGTCGTAGTCTGGAGTTCCTGGATTTGAGCACAAACCGTTTGCGAAGTTTGGCTCGCAATGGATTTGCGGGATTAATCAAACTGAGAGAGCTTCATCTAGAGCACAACCAGCTGACGAAGATTAATTTTGCTCATTTCCTACGGCTAAGCAGTCTGCACACGCTCTTCTTACAATGGAACAAAATTAGCAACTTGACATGTGGGATGGAGTGGACCTGGGGCACTTTAGAAAAACTAGACTTGactggaaatgaaataaaagccaTCGATCTGACAGTATTTGAAACGATGCCTAATCTTAAAATACTCCTCATGGATAACAACAAGTTAAACAGCCTTGATTCCAAGATCTTAAACTCCCTTAGGTCCCTCACAACCGTTGGCCTCTCTGGCAATCTGTGGGAATGCAGCCCTCGAATATGTGCTTTGGCCTCCTGGCTGGGCAGTTTCCAAGGTCGGTGGGAGCATTCCATCCTATGCCACAGCCCTGACCACACCCAGGGAGAGGATATACTAGACGCAGTCCATGGATTTCAGCTCTGCTGGAATTTATCAACCACCGTCACTGCCATGGCTACAACTTATAAAGATCCAACCACTGAATATACAAAAAGAATAAGCTCATCAAGTTACCATGTGGGAGACAAAGAAATCCCAACTACTGCAGGCATAGCAGTTACTACTGAGGAACACTTCCCGGAACCAGACAATGCCATCTTCACTCAGCGGGTAATTACAGGAACAATggctttattgttttctttcttttttattatttttatagtgtTCATCTCCAGGAAGTGCTGCCCTCCCACTTTAAGAAGAATTAGGCAGTGCTCAATGATTCAGAACCACAGGCAGCTCCGATCCCAAACACGACTCCATATGTCAAACATGTCAGACCAAGGACCATATAATGAATATGAACCTACCCATGAAGGACCCTTCATCATCATTAATGGTTATGGACAGTGCAAGTGTCAGCAGCTGCCATACAAAGAATGTGAAGTATAA